One window of Leptospira yasudae genomic DNA carries:
- a CDS encoding cell division protein FtsQ/DivIB, with product MRHNLIDFLREFVQKRRNILLLALLIGILSIGMILGFGFQGIPRELNKLIITGHEKLKTEEIVRMLEIQPGTSFDTLDLDLLEKRLSRLPRVNSARITKKSEDQLLIELTERKASYIVNSDGHLYEIDSELRLLSKDDVREKDLCVLSGNFPIKNGFIQDASFRDLYNSVEQAFRMYPALKPRISEVLLQEDGEIFFFADEPIQLRIQIGTLLHRDQVRKLYAILAYFEKDKIQSELVDIRGEDAVYH from the coding sequence ATGAGACATAATCTGATTGACTTTCTAAGAGAATTCGTACAGAAAAGGAGAAATATTCTCCTTTTAGCTCTACTCATCGGTATTTTGAGCATTGGAATGATTCTCGGGTTCGGCTTTCAAGGAATTCCCCGGGAATTGAATAAGTTGATCATAACGGGGCACGAAAAGCTCAAAACGGAAGAAATCGTAAGAATGCTGGAAATTCAACCCGGAACCTCCTTTGATACGCTGGACTTGGATCTTCTAGAAAAAAGACTTTCCAGACTTCCCCGTGTGAACTCCGCCCGAATCACCAAAAAGTCGGAAGATCAACTTCTCATCGAACTCACGGAACGCAAGGCTTCCTACATCGTAAACTCGGACGGACATCTTTACGAAATCGACTCGGAGTTACGACTTCTTTCCAAAGACGACGTGCGCGAAAAAGATCTTTGCGTTCTTTCCGGAAACTTCCCGATCAAAAACGGATTCATCCAAGACGCGAGCTTCCGCGACCTTTACAATTCCGTCGAACAAGCCTTCCGCATGTATCCGGCTTTAAAGCCGAGAATCTCCGAGGTTCTTTTGCAGGAAGACGGAGAAATTTTCTTTTTCGCGGACGAACCGATTCAATTGAGAATCCAAATCGGAACGCTTCTTCACAGGGACCAAGTAAGAAAGCTCTACGCTATATTAGCATATTTTGAAAAAGACAAGATCCAATCCGAACTTGTAGACATCAGAGGGGAAGACGCGGTCTATCACTGA
- a CDS encoding lipoprotein LipL41: MRKLSSLIAVLVLLMFLGNCADTVDVEYPVFPKDKEGRALQKFLGTIRNVGLAVEPPKKSLWEAIFGEGSSFIDQMPSKVFEAFDKESYYKLTDLSKRADILNEATLSLTGITKSKAKIGNLIGAEAILYIGYQKPYTECGSENKIDAVAAGLKVAGFAASMATGREVNTGNDPVSKPTGVRYMLIPLDATLIKVDTGEVKKAVVSNPAKIFNSVGNLECPSVLDSFGQGLDEAAAYIKSRLSPLVKTEKIEIFVKDEDEEVKELLTEGYEEIQGETPSFKKAKEAWEKADKKAKGQSWGAKANLGTYYFSTGDFEKAIKLYEEAMKINGAKKSYLRELRKRVEATYAVDESNAK, encoded by the coding sequence ATGAGAAAATTATCTTCTCTAATTGCTGTGCTAGTTCTCCTTATGTTCTTAGGAAATTGCGCAGATACAGTCGATGTAGAATATCCGGTATTCCCGAAAGATAAAGAAGGCCGCGCTCTTCAAAAATTCCTCGGTACGATTCGTAACGTAGGTTTGGCGGTTGAGCCTCCTAAGAAAAGTCTTTGGGAAGCGATCTTCGGAGAAGGATCCAGCTTCATCGACCAGATGCCTTCTAAAGTATTCGAGGCATTCGACAAAGAATCCTATTACAAGCTTACGGACCTCAGCAAGCGCGCTGACATCTTGAACGAAGCGACTCTTTCCCTTACAGGAATCACTAAGTCTAAAGCGAAGATCGGAAACCTGATCGGAGCGGAAGCGATTCTTTACATCGGATATCAAAAACCTTACACCGAGTGCGGTAGCGAAAACAAAATCGACGCAGTTGCGGCTGGTTTGAAAGTAGCCGGTTTCGCGGCTTCTATGGCGACCGGTAGAGAAGTGAACACAGGAAACGATCCGGTTTCTAAACCGACAGGCGTTCGTTACATGTTGATTCCTCTCGATGCGACTTTGATCAAAGTTGATACCGGCGAAGTGAAGAAAGCGGTTGTTTCTAACCCTGCGAAAATCTTCAACAGCGTTGGAAACTTGGAATGTCCTTCCGTTCTCGATTCTTTCGGACAAGGTCTGGATGAAGCGGCTGCTTATATTAAGAGCAGACTTTCTCCTCTGGTTAAAACCGAGAAGATCGAAATTTTCGTAAAAGACGAAGATGAAGAAGTGAAAGAACTTCTGACTGAAGGTTACGAAGAAATCCAAGGTGAGACTCCAAGCTTCAAAAAAGCGAAAGAAGCATGGGAAAAAGCTGATAAAAAAGCGAAAGGTCAGTCTTGGGGAGCGAAAGCAAACCTCGGAACTTACTACTTCTCAACCGGCGATTTCGAAAAGGCTATCAAACTCTACGAAGAAGCTATGAAGATCAACGGAGCTAAAAAAAGCTACCTGAGAGAACTTAGAAAGAGAGTAGAAGCTACTTACGCTGTTGACGAAAGCAACGCGAAATAA
- the lep gene encoding LipL41-expression chaperone Lep, with amino-acid sequence MTKATRNKPILLNRISFWKSGRKSAFLISISILSFLFLADCRKTPKEEECVQNQMHNVKLIAQATEDEIPSGMQQLMLKQILQPDMSRAIVLRCMSDKTLKQVQCELEKEKFSELKECKKFGKEEVH; translated from the coding sequence TTGACGAAAGCAACGCGAAATAAGCCGATCCTTTTGAATCGTATCAGTTTCTGGAAAAGCGGGCGAAAGTCCGCTTTTCTTATTTCAATCTCCATCCTATCTTTTCTGTTTCTCGCCGATTGCCGAAAAACTCCCAAAGAAGAAGAATGTGTGCAGAATCAAATGCACAACGTAAAGCTGATCGCGCAGGCGACGGAGGATGAAATCCCTTCGGGTATGCAGCAGCTCATGTTAAAGCAAATTCTTCAGCCGGACATGTCTCGTGCGATCGTGCTGCGATGTATGTCCGATAAGACCTTGAAGCAGGTTCAGTGCGAGCTGGAAAAGGAAAAGTTTTCCGAACTGAAAGAATGTAAGAAGTTTGGAAAGGAAGAAGTTCACTAA
- the ispF gene encoding 2-C-methyl-D-erythritol 2,4-cyclodiphosphate synthase has protein sequence MYRIGNGIDFHKLEINPGRPLMLGGIECESEFALVGHSDADIILHALSDAILGALALGDIGQYFPDTDQKLKNMDSKIILFKCLELMKERNFALVNVDCTVIGERPKIAPLKERIRKSLSSLLDLSADCVSVKATTTEKMGALGRQEGIGTFCTILLGKKA, from the coding sequence ATGTATCGAATCGGAAACGGAATCGACTTTCATAAATTAGAGATCAACCCGGGACGGCCCCTGATGCTCGGCGGAATCGAGTGCGAATCCGAATTTGCGCTCGTGGGCCATTCGGATGCGGACATCATCCTTCATGCGCTTTCGGACGCGATCCTGGGAGCGCTCGCATTAGGCGACATCGGACAATACTTTCCCGATACGGATCAAAAACTCAAGAACATGGACAGCAAGATCATTCTTTTCAAATGTCTGGAATTGATGAAGGAAAGGAATTTCGCGCTCGTCAACGTGGATTGCACCGTGATCGGAGAACGACCGAAGATCGCTCCTCTTAAAGAAAGAATTAGGAAATCCTTAAGTAGCCTTCTGGATCTTTCCGCGGATTGCGTTTCCGTAAAAGCGACCACGACCGAAAAGATGGGCGCCTTGGGAAGACAGGAAGGAATCGGCACCTTCTGCACGATCCTTCTGGGAAAAAAAGCCTAA
- the nadA gene encoding quinolinate synthase NadA: MKTLDEVTKALKSTYMEHEVEAKLPLIQEIQRLKKEKNAVLLGHNYMTPDVFHGVSDITGDSLYLSKVAADTDADIILFNGVHFMAETAKLMSPQKKVLIADLKAGCSLAESITRQDVIDLKRKYPGVPVVTYVNCTADVKAETDICCTSANALQVVESLESDTVIFLPDRYLAANVQNLTKKKIITHPGSCMVHEMYSAEDIELTRRQFPGVTVISHPECKTEVVDHSDYSGSTSQMSEFIKKSGAKNIFLITECSMGDNLRSEFPDRHFVSTCQVCPHMKRITLEKIRDALLYDQYEIHLDPEVIEKGRMSVQRMLDLSFKK, translated from the coding sequence ATGAAAACCCTCGACGAAGTAACAAAAGCTCTGAAGAGCACTTATATGGAACATGAGGTGGAAGCGAAACTTCCTCTGATCCAAGAAATTCAAAGATTGAAAAAGGAGAAGAACGCGGTTCTTCTCGGTCACAATTATATGACGCCGGACGTCTTTCACGGCGTTTCCGATATCACGGGCGATTCTCTTTATTTAAGCAAGGTCGCCGCCGACACCGACGCGGATATCATTCTTTTCAACGGCGTTCACTTCATGGCGGAAACCGCAAAGCTTATGTCTCCGCAAAAAAAGGTTCTCATCGCGGATCTCAAAGCGGGTTGTTCTCTCGCCGAAAGCATCACGAGACAAGACGTTATCGATCTGAAGCGAAAATATCCCGGAGTTCCGGTCGTTACGTACGTCAACTGCACCGCGGACGTGAAAGCGGAAACGGATATTTGCTGCACTTCAGCGAACGCGCTGCAGGTCGTGGAATCGTTGGAAAGCGATACCGTGATTTTTTTACCCGATCGTTATCTTGCGGCGAACGTTCAAAATCTTACCAAGAAAAAAATCATCACTCATCCCGGAAGCTGCATGGTTCACGAGATGTATTCCGCGGAAGACATCGAACTTACGAGAAGACAATTTCCCGGTGTTACTGTGATCTCGCATCCCGAATGTAAAACGGAAGTCGTCGATCATTCGGATTATTCCGGTTCCACTTCGCAGATGAGCGAATTCATTAAGAAGTCCGGAGCAAAGAACATCTTTCTTATCACCGAATGTTCTATGGGAGACAATCTTCGTTCCGAGTTTCCGGACAGACATTTCGTTTCCACTTGTCAGGTTTGCCCTCACATGAAACGGATCACTCTCGAAAAAATCAGGGACGCGCTTTTATACGATCAGTATGAGATTCATCTCGACCCGGAAGTGATCGAAAAGGGAAGAATGTCCGTGCAAAGAATGTTGGATCTTTCCTTTAAAAAGTAG
- a CDS encoding MlaD family protein: MNLTKHTAVLTGVTFFLAFSMAMYMSVIEKAGTKDEYPYTMKIYYPRLEGIHPGAPVRILGVEQGLVLSLDVVPIDEVGDQRFLNKDQTKAIEIVIRLKEPITLWDNYKITFQTNTILSGRTIDIDPGSSEKEDTTFFQPTYLEEEQRPPDFLPSADYFEDFFAASTGVIRENREDIRTSFNNFYEISEKLKSNRGTIPQLIHSPETYDNVLELLTDARIFGNDARRYTEGYRKLERSAPTPFTINLYRRTTLIGSVGNDYYFGKL, from the coding sequence ATGAATCTTACCAAACACACGGCGGTCCTAACGGGCGTTACCTTCTTTCTCGCTTTTTCGATGGCGATGTATATGTCCGTGATTGAAAAGGCGGGAACGAAGGACGAATATCCCTACACGATGAAAATCTATTATCCCCGTTTGGAAGGAATTCATCCCGGAGCGCCGGTACGGATCTTGGGAGTGGAACAGGGACTCGTGTTGAGTCTCGATGTGGTTCCGATCGACGAGGTGGGAGATCAAAGATTCTTGAACAAGGATCAGACGAAGGCGATCGAGATCGTGATTCGCCTCAAAGAGCCGATCACTCTTTGGGATAATTATAAGATCACGTTTCAAACCAATACGATTCTTTCGGGAAGAACGATCGATATCGATCCGGGTTCGTCGGAAAAGGAAGATACTACGTTTTTTCAACCGACCTATCTAGAGGAGGAACAACGACCTCCCGACTTTCTTCCTTCGGCCGATTACTTTGAGGATTTCTTTGCGGCTTCCACCGGTGTGATCCGAGAAAATCGGGAAGACATCCGCACTTCATTCAATAATTTTTATGAGATTTCGGAAAAGTTGAAATCGAACCGGGGAACAATTCCGCAGTTGATCCATTCTCCCGAAACCTACGACAACGTGTTGGAACTCCTCACCGACGCGAGAATTTTCGGCAACGACGCGCGCCGTTATACGGAAGGCTACCGTAAGTTGGAACGTTCCGCGCCGACTCCGTTTACGATCAATTTGTATCGTCGGACCACTTTGATCGGAAGCGTCGGAAACGATTATTACTTCGGGAAGTTGTAA
- a CDS encoding LIC_13076 family protein has product MKVTIHVFLLSILTCGFLFDCKIDQRISSDKTHRTVLASEDAAGCKVASAEPLYAFLFGLVPVFRNPEPIPAPGQTLRVTEFTNWKDYAVTAIGGWAITLVRRTRTIEFCEENLFANNWNPEKVSIDQTLYQMAMTGKAVVHLRSGDPLIQVKILGFDDASIEVETMVPDPKGGFIDRAYLRDGTTIDGKQIGQDDKEVTIENLEGKKITIQKSTLHKIDMRVPKTIKEKKNIPKTEIARIAFEDSAKK; this is encoded by the coding sequence ATGAAAGTTACGATTCACGTTTTTCTTCTTTCCATCCTGACTTGCGGGTTTCTATTCGATTGTAAAATCGATCAGCGCATCAGTTCCGATAAAACTCACAGAACCGTTCTTGCCTCCGAGGACGCCGCCGGCTGCAAGGTCGCTTCCGCGGAGCCGTTGTATGCGTTCTTATTCGGCTTAGTTCCCGTGTTTCGAAATCCCGAACCGATCCCCGCACCCGGACAAACGTTACGCGTCACCGAGTTCACCAATTGGAAGGATTATGCCGTAACGGCGATCGGAGGTTGGGCGATCACGTTGGTTCGTCGAACCAGAACGATCGAGTTCTGCGAAGAAAATTTATTCGCCAACAACTGGAATCCCGAAAAGGTTTCGATCGATCAAACCCTTTATCAAATGGCGATGACCGGAAAGGCGGTCGTTCATCTGAGATCGGGAGATCCTTTGATTCAGGTGAAAATTCTCGGATTCGACGATGCTTCCATCGAAGTCGAAACCATGGTTCCCGATCCTAAGGGCGGTTTTATCGATCGCGCGTATTTACGCGACGGAACCACCATCGACGGAAAACAGATCGGACAGGACGACAAGGAAGTGACGATCGAGAATCTGGAAGGCAAAAAGATCACCATCCAAAAGTCGACCCTTCATAAGATCGATATGCGCGTTCCGAAAACCATAAAAGAAAAGAAGAATATTCCAAAAACGGAAATTGCTCGGATCGCGTTCGAAGATTCGGCAAAAAAGTAA
- the ftsZ gene encoding cell division protein FtsZ, with protein MIRFEEESKTSPAVIKVFGVGGGGMNAVTRMSNSTLKGVEFAILNTDEQVLLRSPVENKIILGTKATRGMGAGGDPELGYKAAEEDKERIQSAVRGADMVFVTAGMGGGTGTGAAPVIAKIAKEMKCLVVGVVTLPFSFEGRRRMELARKGIEQLRSHVDTLILINNDSIFRVVDKNTPIDLAFQVIDDILLNAVRGISDIINNPGLINVDFADVKAIMRDTGDAVMGVGEGSGEGKVKEAVEFAINNSLLDSTSIAGASSLLINVSGGKDLTISDWNEVSGIITSQVDPNANIIIGLHEDENLSNKIRVTVIATGFNKRSSSGKLIQNQDLATRVQENYGFQKKAVGMTDNVAPEKKDYFQDDLGESNRNPGSLRYRSSNSSSPKAEDYDIPAYLRRNSSGP; from the coding sequence ATGATCCGTTTTGAAGAAGAATCTAAAACAAGCCCGGCAGTCATCAAGGTATTCGGAGTGGGCGGCGGCGGCATGAACGCGGTCACGAGAATGTCCAATTCCACTTTAAAAGGAGTGGAATTCGCGATTCTCAACACGGACGAACAAGTGCTTCTTCGTTCTCCCGTGGAAAACAAAATCATCTTAGGAACCAAAGCGACCCGAGGTATGGGCGCGGGCGGCGATCCCGAATTGGGTTATAAAGCCGCGGAAGAGGATAAGGAAAGAATTCAATCCGCGGTTCGCGGAGCGGACATGGTTTTTGTCACCGCGGGAATGGGAGGCGGAACCGGAACCGGAGCCGCACCTGTGATCGCGAAGATCGCGAAAGAAATGAAATGTCTCGTCGTTGGCGTCGTCACCCTTCCCTTCTCCTTTGAAGGCAGAAGAAGAATGGAACTCGCCCGCAAAGGAATCGAACAACTCCGTTCGCACGTGGACACGTTGATCCTCATCAACAACGATTCCATCTTCCGCGTCGTGGATAAAAACACGCCGATCGATCTCGCGTTTCAAGTCATCGACGATATTCTTTTGAACGCAGTGCGCGGAATCAGCGACATCATCAACAATCCAGGACTCATCAACGTGGACTTTGCGGACGTAAAGGCGATCATGCGCGATACCGGCGACGCGGTGATGGGCGTGGGCGAAGGAAGCGGAGAAGGAAAAGTCAAAGAAGCGGTGGAATTCGCGATCAACAACTCCCTGTTAGACTCCACTTCCATCGCGGGAGCTTCCTCCCTTTTGATCAACGTTTCGGGCGGAAAGGATCTTACGATCTCGGATTGGAACGAGGTTTCGGGAATCATCACTTCCCAAGTCGATCCGAATGCAAACATCATCATCGGTCTTCACGAAGACGAAAATCTTTCGAACAAGATCCGCGTGACCGTAATCGCAACCGGATTCAACAAACGTTCTTCTTCCGGAAAACTGATTCAAAATCAGGATCTCGCTACACGCGTTCAGGAGAATTACGGATTTCAGAAAAAGGCCGTGGGTATGACGGATAACGTGGCTCCGGAAAAGAAGGATTATTTTCAAGACGATCTCGGAGAATCCAATCGAAATCCGGGTTCATTGAGATACCGTTCTTCGAACAGCTCTTCACCGAAAGCGGAAGATTACGATATTCCTGCGTATTTGAGAAGAAACAGCTCCGGACCTTGA
- the ftsA gene encoding cell division protein FtsA: MLEPRDRIIAALDLGTSLTKVVVARPISEYEVEIIGTGAYPSSGVKNGSIINIESTTRSIIEAVSEAELMSGQEISSVAVNITGKTVKADNSKGVVAITNRDRTVTEPDVVRVIEAAQAIRVPADQQILHVLSKEFSVDDQTSIRDPIGMTGVRLEAEVHIVTAGITAIHNLEKCVESSGLACEVMILSSLASSEAVLTSGEKDLGTAVLDIGAGSCDLIVYVDGGISYSSVIPFGGINVTSDISIGLKTTLETAELLKKRYGHTVLSEIDPTETIEIPPISGRPARQVLREELVSIIEPRMREIFEMVDKELEKSGKKGLLAGGVILTGGGSLLEGIDTLAEDVFRLTASRARPGGISGLAEKASSPEFSTVIGMIKYADRMTDMDQKSVDRSEGWTKKIRRWIEDNL, translated from the coding sequence ATGTTGGAACCGAGAGATAGAATCATCGCCGCGCTGGACTTAGGAACCTCTTTGACGAAAGTGGTCGTGGCCCGTCCCATCTCCGAATACGAAGTCGAAATCATCGGAACCGGAGCCTACCCGTCGTCGGGCGTTAAAAACGGATCCATCATCAATATAGAATCCACCACCCGCTCCATCATTGAAGCGGTGAGCGAAGCGGAACTCATGTCCGGTCAGGAAATTTCTTCCGTTGCGGTGAACATCACCGGCAAAACGGTAAAGGCCGACAATTCCAAAGGTGTGGTCGCAATCACGAACCGAGATCGAACCGTAACGGAACCGGACGTCGTTCGAGTGATCGAAGCCGCGCAGGCGATCCGAGTTCCGGCCGATCAGCAAATCCTGCACGTTCTTTCCAAAGAATTCTCCGTGGACGATCAAACGAGCATCCGCGATCCGATCGGAATGACCGGAGTTCGACTCGAAGCCGAAGTTCATATCGTAACCGCGGGTATAACAGCAATTCATAATTTAGAAAAATGTGTTGAATCATCGGGACTCGCCTGCGAGGTCATGATTCTTTCCAGCCTCGCCTCTTCCGAAGCGGTTTTAACTTCGGGGGAAAAGGATTTAGGAACGGCGGTTCTCGATATAGGCGCGGGAAGTTGCGATCTGATCGTCTACGTGGACGGAGGGATTTCGTATTCCTCCGTGATTCCGTTCGGAGGAATCAACGTCACAAGCGACATTTCCATCGGACTCAAAACGACATTGGAAACCGCGGAACTTCTCAAAAAAAGATACGGCCATACCGTCCTTTCGGAAATCGATCCCACCGAAACGATCGAAATCCCGCCGATCAGCGGAAGACCCGCAAGACAAGTTCTCCGAGAAGAACTCGTATCCATCATCGAACCGAGAATGCGCGAAATCTTCGAGATGGTGGACAAGGAACTCGAGAAGTCCGGTAAAAAAGGGCTTCTTGCGGGAGGAGTGATTCTTACCGGAGGAGGAAGTCTTCTGGAAGGAATCGACACCCTCGCGGAAGACGTGTTTCGTCTAACGGCATCCAGGGCAAGACCGGGCGGAATCAGCGGACTCGCTGAAAAAGCGTCTTCTCCCGAATTTTCGACCGTGATCGGAATGATCAAATACGCAGATAGAATGACGGACATGGATCAGAAATCCGTGGACCGTTCGGAAGGTTGGACGAAAAAAATCAGAAGATGGATTGAAGACAATCTTTGA